One genomic region from Neisseria weaveri encodes:
- a CDS encoding NAD(P)H-dependent flavin oxidoreductase — translation MQNEFNPLIIRGKSLIPIVQGGMGVGISASKLSSAVARQNGIGTIASVDLRHLHEDLLTESQINPTEEKYAKLNHIALDREIQTAKAAADGKGMIAVNVMKAVKDHQALVRQACESGADAIVMGAGLPLDLPEMTEGYPDVALLPILSESRGIGIVLKRWMKKGVLPDAIVIEHPAHAAGHLGSATVEGVNDSKFEFKRVIEETFELFKKLDLEKEKIPLILAGGMANFEKVTTALKDWGASAVQIGTAFAVTEESDAHINFKKTLAGAESEQIVEFMSVAGLPARGVRTKFLDSYIKREAKLQANAKADPRRCTQGINCLSVCGLRDGLEKVGQFCIDIQLAAALRGEVDKGLFFRGKDPLPFGKAIRSVQETIQYLLYGHHPERA, via the coding sequence ATGCAAAATGAATTTAATCCATTGATTATCCGTGGAAAATCACTCATTCCCATTGTACAGGGCGGCATGGGTGTCGGCATTTCCGCCTCCAAACTTTCCAGCGCCGTTGCCCGCCAAAACGGCATCGGCACCATCGCCAGCGTCGATTTACGCCACTTGCACGAAGACTTGCTAACCGAATCCCAAATCAATCCGACCGAAGAAAAATATGCCAAACTGAACCATATCGCTTTGGATAGGGAAATTCAGACGGCCAAAGCAGCTGCCGACGGCAAAGGCATGATTGCCGTCAACGTGATGAAAGCCGTTAAAGACCATCAGGCATTGGTTCGCCAAGCCTGCGAATCGGGAGCAGACGCAATCGTAATGGGCGCTGGTCTGCCGCTGGATTTGCCCGAAATGACCGAAGGCTACCCCGATGTCGCCCTGTTGCCGATTTTGTCCGAATCACGCGGCATCGGCATTGTTTTAAAGCGTTGGATGAAAAAAGGCGTGCTGCCCGACGCCATCGTTATAGAACATCCGGCACATGCCGCCGGGCATTTGGGTTCGGCAACCGTCGAGGGCGTCAACGATTCAAAATTCGAGTTTAAACGGGTTATCGAAGAAACTTTCGAGCTGTTTAAAAAACTGGATTTGGAAAAAGAAAAAATTCCGCTGATTTTGGCCGGCGGCATGGCAAATTTTGAAAAAGTCACCACCGCTCTGAAAGATTGGGGTGCTTCAGCCGTTCAAATCGGTACCGCTTTCGCCGTTACCGAAGAAAGCGACGCCCACATCAACTTCAAAAAAACCCTGGCCGGTGCGGAATCCGAACAAATCGTCGAATTCATGTCGGTGGCCGGCCTGCCCGCACGCGGCGTACGCACCAAATTTTTGGACAGCTACATCAAACGCGAAGCCAAGCTGCAGGCTAATGCCAAAGCCGACCCGCGCCGCTGCACCCAAGGTATCAATTGTCTGTCCGTATGCGGACTGCGCGACGGCTTGGAAAAAGTCGGACAATTCTGCATCGATATCCAGCTTGCCGCGGCATTACGCGGAGAAGTCGACAAAGGGCTGTTTTTCCGAGGCAAAGATCCGCTGCCGTTCGGCAAAGCCATACGCAGCGTACAGGAAACCATCCAATATCTGCTATACGGACATCATCCGGAGCGGGCCTAA
- a CDS encoding symmetrical bis(5'-nucleosyl)-tetraphosphatase, which produces MAHYAIGDVQGCFDELSALLQKLDFNHGTDTLWLTGDIVNRGPKSLETLQFVMAHESSIQTVLGNHDLHLLAVSYGFGKIKRNDTIQSILLHDDRQKMLDWLAHRPLLIRNDTHTLVHAGLLPQWSVNKAAGLAEEVECELTGPRTRKYFANMYGDKPTSWSNKLEGYDRLRMITNVFTRMRALNAKNELNYDFKSGLADMPGKLRAWFEAPKRENLDTKIVFGHWSALGYQNRNNIIALDTGALWGGSLTAINLDTEEVTQVKSLNGFALDWKKA; this is translated from the coding sequence ATGGCACATTACGCAATCGGCGACGTTCAAGGCTGTTTCGACGAATTGTCCGCCTTATTACAAAAATTAGATTTCAACCATGGCACCGATACATTGTGGCTGACCGGAGACATCGTCAACCGCGGCCCCAAATCACTGGAAACCCTCCAATTCGTCATGGCACACGAAAGCAGTATCCAAACCGTCTTGGGCAATCATGACCTGCACCTGCTTGCCGTATCCTACGGATTCGGCAAAATCAAACGCAACGATACCATCCAATCCATCCTGCTTCACGACGACAGACAAAAAATGCTGGATTGGCTGGCACACCGCCCTTTACTGATCCGCAACGACACCCATACTCTGGTTCACGCCGGACTTCTGCCGCAATGGAGCGTCAACAAAGCCGCCGGACTGGCCGAAGAAGTCGAATGCGAGCTGACCGGCCCGCGCACACGCAAATATTTTGCCAATATGTACGGCGATAAACCGACTTCATGGAGCAACAAGCTCGAAGGCTACGACCGCCTGCGCATGATTACCAACGTATTTACCCGTATGCGCGCACTCAATGCCAAAAACGAATTGAACTACGACTTCAAATCCGGATTGGCCGATATGCCCGGCAAACTGCGCGCTTGGTTTGAAGCCCCGAAGCGCGAAAACCTCGACACCAAAATCGTTTTCGGACATTGGTCGGCACTCGGCTACCAAAACCGCAACAACATTATTGCGCTGGATACCGGCGCATTATGGGGCGGCTCGCTGACCGCCATCAACTTGGATACGGAAGAAGTAACGCAAGTCAAATCCCTAAACGGATTCGCATTGGACTGGAAAAAAGCCTAA
- the gcvP gene encoding aminomethyl-transferring glycine dehydrogenase: protein MNFKDLFNAAEFSARHISFKDEAALLEALGESSMESFIDNTVPQSIRMPSELNLPEALSEADALAKLKAVAAKNRVNKSYIGLGYYPTRLPNVILRNVLENPGWYTAYTPYQSEVAQGRLQALLNFQQMCIDLTGFEVAGASLLDEATAAAEAMAMAKRVGKSKSNQFFVDERVYPQTLDVMQTRAKYFGFELVVGNFQTASEGDFFGALFQYVGKDGDVADLEAVIGRLKEQGVIVAVAADVMSLVLLKSPASLGADIALGNTQRFGVPMGFGGPHAAYFAFKDEFKRSAPGRIIGVSKDASGKPALRMALSTREQHIRREKATSNICTAQALLANLAGMYAVYHGPEGVKRIAKRIHALAAAFADAVVSDGLKVVHEVFFDTVAVDCGAKAKEIYQAALNAGYNLRQVNENVLAVAFHEETSADDFAKLVELFTGKAQCLSEKASSKLSDGLLRKDAILQHPVFNSYHTEHEMLRYLKKLEERDLAMNRSMISLGSCTMKLNATSEMLPITWPEFSSIHPFAPRDQVAGYMQMLTDLQEQLKAITGFDAISIQPNSGAQGEYTGLLSIRRYHEANGQPNRDVCLIPQSAHGTNPATAQMLGMKVVVVKTDEQGNVDIEDLKAKAAEHQQNLGALMITYPSTHGVYEEGIRDICQIIHDHGGQVYMDGANMNAQIGIMQPAEVGADVLHMNLHKTFCIPHGGGGPGMGPIGLKAHLAPFAPSHTVSPVEGATDGMSAVSAAPYGSASILPITWMYITMMGKTGMEQATQWALLNANYVAKELSADYPILYTGKNGRVAHECIVDLRPLKAESGITETDIAKRLMDYGFHAPTVSFPVAGTLMIEPTESESKAELDRFIAALKSIKQEVLKVQNGVWPKDDNPLVNAPHTAFNVAGEWNRAYTREEAVFPLPYVRENKFWPSVNRVDDVYGDRNLVCSCPPMSAYEE, encoded by the coding sequence ATGAATTTCAAAGACTTATTCAATGCTGCGGAGTTTTCCGCACGCCACATCAGCTTTAAAGACGAAGCGGCTTTGCTGGAAGCTCTCGGCGAAAGCAGCATGGAAAGTTTTATCGACAACACTGTGCCGCAAAGCATCCGTATGCCGTCCGAACTCAATCTGCCCGAAGCCTTGAGCGAGGCCGATGCGTTGGCGAAGCTCAAAGCTGTGGCGGCGAAAAACAGGGTAAACAAAAGCTATATCGGCTTAGGCTATTACCCGACCCGCCTGCCGAATGTGATTTTGCGCAATGTGCTGGAAAACCCGGGCTGGTACACGGCTTATACGCCTTATCAGTCGGAAGTGGCGCAAGGCCGTTTGCAGGCTTTGCTGAACTTCCAGCAAATGTGTATCGACCTCACCGGCTTTGAAGTAGCGGGCGCGTCGTTGTTGGATGAGGCGACGGCGGCGGCCGAGGCGATGGCGATGGCCAAGCGCGTGGGTAAGTCTAAATCGAATCAATTTTTTGTGGACGAGCGTGTGTATCCGCAAACTTTGGACGTGATGCAAACCCGCGCCAAATATTTCGGTTTCGAACTGGTGGTGGGCAATTTTCAGACGGCCTCCGAAGGCGATTTCTTCGGCGCGCTGTTCCAATATGTCGGCAAAGACGGCGACGTAGCGGATTTGGAAGCCGTGATAGGCCGTCTGAAAGAGCAAGGCGTGATTGTGGCGGTGGCGGCCGACGTGATGAGCTTGGTGCTGCTGAAATCGCCTGCTTCTTTGGGCGCGGACATTGCTTTGGGCAACACCCAGCGTTTCGGCGTGCCGATGGGTTTCGGCGGCCCGCACGCGGCTTATTTTGCGTTTAAAGACGAATTCAAACGCTCGGCGCCCGGCCGCATTATCGGCGTATCGAAAGACGCTTCGGGCAAACCCGCGCTGCGCATGGCCTTATCGACCCGCGAGCAGCACATCCGTCGCGAAAAGGCGACTTCCAACATCTGTACCGCGCAGGCTCTGCTGGCCAATTTGGCGGGCATGTACGCCGTTTACCACGGCCCGGAAGGTGTGAAACGCATTGCCAAGCGCATTCACGCGCTGGCGGCTGCGTTTGCCGACGCGGTGGTTTCAGACGGCCTCAAAGTGGTGCATGAAGTGTTCTTCGACACCGTGGCCGTAGATTGCGGCGCGAAAGCCAAAGAGATTTATCAGGCCGCCTTAAATGCGGGCTACAACCTGCGTCAAGTGAATGAAAACGTGTTGGCCGTGGCGTTCCACGAGGAAACGTCCGCCGACGATTTTGCCAAGCTGGTGGAACTCTTCACCGGCAAAGCACAATGCCTGTCTGAAAAAGCCTCAAGCAAACTTTCAGACGGCCTCTTGAGAAAAGACGCCATCCTGCAGCACCCCGTGTTCAACAGCTACCACACCGAACACGAAATGCTGCGTTATCTGAAAAAGCTGGAAGAGCGCGACTTGGCGATGAACCGCAGCATGATTTCGCTCGGCAGCTGCACCATGAAGCTGAACGCCACCAGCGAAATGCTGCCGATTACCTGGCCAGAGTTCAGCAGCATCCACCCCTTCGCCCCGCGCGACCAAGTGGCAGGCTACATGCAGATGCTCACCGATTTGCAGGAGCAGCTCAAAGCCATCACCGGATTTGACGCGATTTCCATCCAGCCGAACTCCGGCGCGCAAGGCGAATACACCGGCTTGCTGTCTATCCGCCGCTATCACGAAGCCAACGGCCAGCCTAACCGCGACGTGTGCCTGATTCCCCAATCCGCACACGGCACCAACCCCGCCACCGCGCAAATGTTGGGCATGAAAGTGGTGGTGGTGAAAACCGACGAGCAAGGCAACGTCGATATCGAAGACCTGAAAGCCAAAGCCGCCGAACATCAGCAAAACTTAGGCGCGCTGATGATTACCTATCCGTCCACCCACGGCGTGTATGAAGAAGGCATCCGCGACATCTGCCAAATCATCCACGACCACGGCGGCCAAGTGTATATGGACGGCGCGAACATGAACGCCCAAATCGGCATCATGCAGCCCGCCGAAGTGGGCGCAGACGTGTTGCACATGAACCTGCACAAAACCTTCTGCATCCCGCACGGCGGCGGCGGCCCCGGCATGGGTCCCATCGGCTTGAAAGCGCATCTCGCCCCGTTCGCCCCGAGCCACACCGTATCGCCGGTGGAAGGCGCAACCGACGGCATGAGTGCCGTATCCGCCGCGCCTTACGGCTCCGCCAGCATCCTGCCGATTACTTGGATGTACATCACCATGATGGGCAAAACCGGCATGGAGCAGGCCACCCAATGGGCATTGCTGAACGCCAACTATGTCGCCAAAGAATTGAGCGCGGATTACCCGATTCTCTACACCGGCAAAAACGGCCGCGTCGCGCACGAATGTATCGTCGATTTGCGTCCGCTCAAAGCCGAAAGCGGCATCACCGAAACCGACATCGCCAAACGCCTGATGGACTACGGCTTCCACGCCCCCACCGTGTCATTCCCCGTGGCCGGTACACTGATGATCGAGCCGACCGAAAGCGAAAGCAAAGCCGAACTCGACCGCTTCATCGCCGCGCTGAAATCCATCAAACAGGAAGTGCTGAAAGTACAAAACGGCGTATGGCCGAAAGACGACAACCCACTGGTGAACGCCCCGCACACCGCCTTTAACGTGGCCGGAGAATGGAACCGCGCCTACACCCGCGAAGAAGCCGTGTTCCCGCTGCCGTATGTGCGCGAAAACAAATTCTGGCCGAGCGTGAACAGGGTGGACGATGTGTACGGCGACAGGAATTTGGTTTGTTCTTGCCCGCCGATGAGCGCGTATGAAGAGTAA